The DNA sequence CCTGTCCCCGCAACCAATGGTCCCGTGGTGTAGCGGTTAACATGCCTGCCTGTCACGCAGGAGATCGCCGGTTCGATCCCGGTCGGGACCGCCATATTTTTGAACGTAATGCGAAACAGTGGTTTCGTTTTTTGTTTTTTTAGGGTGTCTTATGCTGCTTGGGTAAACTCATTTAGTACATTCGAGAAGTTTCTTGAATTAATTTGATGAGATTGGGATATACTATTAAGGTAAGAGAAGAAAACAGAATCATTTTTACTATCGCGGGGTGGAGCAACGAGCGTTACTTCCATGAATCCTCAGCGAGTTGTACCAATCGAGCTGCTTCTTGAATAGCTTACTGAGATTGGGACAGTCCTTGCTATCTAAGCAAGAGAAGAAAACAGAATCATTTTTACTGTCGCGGGGTGGAGCAGTCCGGTAGCTCGTCGGGCTCATAACCCGAAGGTCGCAGGTTCAAATCCTGTCCCCGCAACCAATTTTTTATAAAAGTGTGCGAAACGATATGTTTCGTTTTTTTTATGCCTTTTTATAGATATACGAGTATTTCTTTTAGTAAGACGAGTAAAAGGGTTCGAATGACGAATAAGTTATAGTAAATCACGAGTATTTTAAGAGAAAGACGAGAATATAGCCTCTTATCGCGAATAAATTTATTCATAATGAGTTTTAGCCCCAAACCTACCCTCTAAGATCAACAAACCACCAACACCATTTTGTACTTTTACCCAAAATAAGCTAAACTAGTAGTAGTTCAGAGATGAGAACGTAGATTTTCTTAGTATGAGTTAGGCTCGTCAACTGGCGAGATTTCTTTTTAAATGTTTGTTTGGAGTTGAAGTCGTTTGACGATATACGATGAGTTTGCGTTTATAGATAAAATAAAGCCGAACAAAATACATAATCAACAACTCATTGCTGGTATTGGTGATGATGCAGCCTTAGTTGGTTTGCCTCAGGATAGGGATCAGATTATTTGTTTGGATACAATGGTAGAAGATGTCCATTTTACAACCAAAACAATGTCTCCTAATCAGATTGGTCATAAGGCGCTGGCTGTTAATATAAGTGATATTGCAGCAATGGGGGGAATACCGGCATATTATTTAGTGTCAATTGCTATTCCGAAGACTTGGTCACAGGTAGATGTAGAAGCTATTTATGAGGGAATGCATAAGTTGAGTGAAGCCTATCAGGTCGATTTAATAGGTGGAGATACAGTATTCTCTCCAGGTCCTTTAATGGTAAGTGTCACCCTGATAGGTTATATTGAAAAAGGGAAGAAACTGTTAAGAAGTAATGCGAGACCTGGGGATGTTGTATTTATAACAGGAACCGTTGGAGATTCTGCTGCAGGCTTAGACTTACTATTAAAGCATGGAAGTAACTATTCCTATAACAACAGTGAAACCTATTTAACTGAAAGACATCAGCTCCCATCTCCAAGAGTGGAGATTGGGTGTCATTTAGCAATATTAGATCGTGTATCATTGAATGATATTAGTGACGGTGTTGCTAGTGAAGCAAATGAGATAGCTAAGGCTAGTAATGTAGATATTCATTTAGATGAACAAAAGCTTCCGCTTAGCAATCAACTACTACACTATAGTCAAGAAAGAGCCATGGAATATGCATTATTCGGTGGGGAAGACTTTGAATTAATTGGTACAACTTCAGCAACAGATTGGGAGGTATTTCAGCAACAGATGGTAGAACAGAATATACTGGTTACTAAAGTTGGTAGCGTTGTTGAAGGAAAAGGCGAAGTATACCTCTCGACAAAGGGCACACTAACGCTTCTTGAAAAAAGAGGATATAATCATTTTAAATAAAGCTAAATTACATAGGGTGAATATGATGAATCAATTTACGTTTAAAACAGATACACCTGAACAAACCTTGGAGTTTGCAGAGAAACTTGGGAGCCTTTTGCAGCCCAAGGACTTGATTACGCTCGAAGGTGATTTAGGAGCAGGAAAGACAACGTTTACTAAGGGATTAGCCAAAGGTTTAGGGATTACAAGAACGGTTAGTAGTCCAACCTTTACGATCATTAAAGAATATAAGGGACGCTTACCTCTTTATCATATGGATGTGTATCGTGTAGAAGATAGCTTTGAAGATCTTGGTTTTGATGAATACTTTGAAGGTGACGGTGTCACTGTCGTCGAATGGGCTAAATTAATTGAAGAGCAGTTACCTAAAGACCGTTTAGAAATTAAGTTATTTCATGAAGGTGATTTAAATCGTAGAATCGAACTAGAACCAATTGGTAAGAGGTATATTGATGTATGTGAGGAGATTTTTTCAAAATGAAAGTATTAGCAATTGATACGTCTAACTATGTGATGGGAATTGCAATTGTGGATGGGGCCGATGTTGTAGGAGAAGTGATTACAAACTTAAAGAAGAATCATTCAATAAGAGTAATGCCAGCCATTCATCAGTTGCTTCAAGAGTGTGATATTAAGCCTAGTGAAGTAGAAAAGATTGTTGTTGCACATGGTCCAGGGTCTTATACTGGAGTTAGAATTGGTGTTACGATAGCTAAAACCTTGGCATGGGCTTTAAAAATACCGTTAGTTGGTGTATCGAGCCTTGAGGTTCTAGCAGCAAATGGTCAATATTTTCAGGGAAGTCTATCACCAATTTTTGATGCTAGAAGAGGTCAAGTGTATACTGGTCTTTATGCATATGAGGAAGGTCAGTTTGTTAGTAAAAAAAATGATCGGATTGTTTTACTAAAGGACTGGTTGAAGGAATTGAAAGAGGAAAATCAGAAAGTTTTATTTTTGGGGAATGACTTAGCGATTCATAAGACAACGATTCAGGAAGAATTAGAAGACTTAGCTATATTTGCAAGCTCGAGCCTGAATAATCCTCGTCCAAGTGAATTGGCACTTTTAGGTGTAACAAGGGAAGAACAGGATGTTCATTCTTTTGTTCCTAACTATATTCGAATGGTAGAAGCAGAAACAAACTGGTTAGCATCACAAAATAAATAGAAGATTAAAGCAAGATGGAGATCAAAATGGAAACAACAATTA is a window from the Cytobacillus luteolus genome containing:
- the tsaE gene encoding tRNA (adenosine(37)-N6)-threonylcarbamoyltransferase complex ATPase subunit type 1 TsaE, whose amino-acid sequence is MNQFTFKTDTPEQTLEFAEKLGSLLQPKDLITLEGDLGAGKTTFTKGLAKGLGITRTVSSPTFTIIKEYKGRLPLYHMDVYRVEDSFEDLGFDEYFEGDGVTVVEWAKLIEEQLPKDRLEIKLFHEGDLNRRIELEPIGKRYIDVCEEIFSK
- the thiL gene encoding thiamine-phosphate kinase; protein product: MTIYDEFAFIDKIKPNKIHNQQLIAGIGDDAALVGLPQDRDQIICLDTMVEDVHFTTKTMSPNQIGHKALAVNISDIAAMGGIPAYYLVSIAIPKTWSQVDVEAIYEGMHKLSEAYQVDLIGGDTVFSPGPLMVSVTLIGYIEKGKKLLRSNARPGDVVFITGTVGDSAAGLDLLLKHGSNYSYNNSETYLTERHQLPSPRVEIGCHLAILDRVSLNDISDGVASEANEIAKASNVDIHLDEQKLPLSNQLLHYSQERAMEYALFGGEDFELIGTTSATDWEVFQQQMVEQNILVTKVGSVVEGKGEVYLSTKGTLTLLEKRGYNHFK
- the tsaB gene encoding tRNA (adenosine(37)-N6)-threonylcarbamoyltransferase complex dimerization subunit type 1 TsaB: MKVLAIDTSNYVMGIAIVDGADVVGEVITNLKKNHSIRVMPAIHQLLQECDIKPSEVEKIVVAHGPGSYTGVRIGVTIAKTLAWALKIPLVGVSSLEVLAANGQYFQGSLSPIFDARRGQVYTGLYAYEEGQFVSKKNDRIVLLKDWLKELKEENQKVLFLGNDLAIHKTTIQEELEDLAIFASSSLNNPRPSELALLGVTREEQDVHSFVPNYIRMVEAETNWLASQNK